Genomic segment of Panicum virgatum strain AP13 chromosome 2K, P.virgatum_v5, whole genome shotgun sequence:
ttcgaaacaaggctcgtcttgttgcccaggggttttgccaaaaagaagggattgattttgaggaaacttttgacccagttgctcgtttggaagcgattcggatttttcttgcatttgctgcttctaagggttttaaagttttccaaatggatgttaaatctgccttcttaaatggttttatcgaagaagggtttatgtgaaacaaccccctggtttcgaaaatcacaagtttccaaaccatgtttataaacttcagaaagcattttatggtttgaaacaatcacctagagcttggtatgatagactgaaaacatttttgctggctcagggctttaaaatgggatgtgtggataaaactttgttcctcatacggtctggcactgattttctattagttcagatatacgtggatgatattatctttggtggctcttcttacgctcttgtctccaagttttctgagcagatgtccagggagttcgagatgagtatgatgggtgagctgcagttcttcctcgggctgtagatcaagcaaactcctcagggcacgttcgtccatcaagctaagtacaccagggacttgctgcgaaagttcgacatgagtgacttgtcacctcagccgactccgatcagcacttcgacggcgcttgatgaggacttggatggcGAGGAGGTGGACCAGACAGAGtataggagcatgatcggctccctcctgtacttgacggcgacgcggccggacattcagtttgGCGTCGGCCTCtatgcgcggtatcaggcttcgccgcgcacctctcacaggcaggtggtgaaacacatcttcaggtatctgaaattcacccctgagtttggtctctgatactctgcggattcttctctagttttggtgggcttttttGATGCcaatttcggtgggtgtcgctTGGATCGCAaatcgacatccggcacttgtcaatttctcggtacatctttggtgtcttggtcctctcgcaaacAGGCTAGCGTAGCACTTTCCTCcatagaagctgagtatgttgccgctgctagctgttgctcccagatcctttggatgaaacaaaccttgcaggattatggactgagttttgatagggttctcgtctttgtagacaacatgtccgctattagcattgcaaaaaactctgtcatacactccagaaccaaacacatagatatccggttccacttcctgcgagacaatcatgagagaggccacatagacttgatccatgtcccttcagagaggcaaaccgcagatatcctaaccaaacctcttgagcaggacacctttgctcgcttgcgaggggagcttggggtttgttaccccttttgatcgctgacttttccttggttagctttgtagatcttgtttgttcttctcttagttttctaggtttggtagttgcattgtgcatatgcattgtacatttatgtattttgcattgcttcacttgcactagcattcttgtatacattgctatgatttcctagtgcttgctagtgtgagtttataaatgtgataatgtatagcttgctccactgtgtatatgacttcatctgagttaagctattttgatttgaaaatttgaaaacatggtcaccctgttttggctactagcttgttagggcgtgttgatatgctttgctatctcattcatgctaatgtagcctttcgttcagcaattcttacttgacatgatctaaaattgataaaattgcttgaattgtgcttgaaatggaatgaaaagatccaggtgggattacttgtcgcactgatcgagctttccggacggctcattttgcacttgtgagaacccgggcaaggctgtgcatgactgaaacgagtgtcttaagcttctgactgcctttggcataggcttggcatcgttgctaagtaaagcatgacaagctttcaacccctggcattaaaattgcttgatataatgagATTGCAAAATCAATGTTTACAACATGCTTTGAATGTTTTTGGCTCActtgtatgagtttgattagcactgtctttcattccctacttgttagtgctagatcatgggtgatgcttttatttctcctaaactggaacttgcctagctctagactgatttgatatatcctgttgagctagatgcaggtcttgtttatggatgcacacgtgcttgtgactagtttgttgctcatatcattgtatccctgaatgctttcacttacacctcctgtattgcattcattgcataccatatgttcagggggagtctcagtttcagggggagctttaggtctaagccttgatgtgtgcatgtgccaacaagggggagaagtttagtgatcgaacaatggggagaattgtttgatttttgagagaaccaaaaaaatttgttgtgcatggggctttgagagtgcatacatgttgtgagagttgcactggtaagggggaaatgcattcagtgggagtttttgctttgtttagctcctggtCTTCTCTCCGCTTttggcatgactgtgtcgagccctgcctctgtctttgaggagtcatgcttgtgtttgatcgattgcgtcgagcccgtagcccttgtcttagggaatcgatctctgcttggtcaagtgacttgttcttgtTTCTTTCGAGCTTTTATCACTTGTTCAAGTTTTctcttgcttctttgttcttcactgTTTCTGTTTCAATCcaggttcgtttgtggtgtgttgagaatgcactcatcaagggggagattgagaaatgtggagtactctatcctgcttgtgatgagtgaattgttaaTCGTGCGGTGTTATTGTGCGcctggtctttggattgcaggtacacgggcatcgagtgtcgacggagagttgccatggaggagctcgggccgggcggcagctgtggcgtccactcctggatcaaggacgcaagcggcgacggaaggcagttttcttggtttgcgccacaagaCCAAGGAgccggacggcggttgaagacgccaagtcgtggaggcacgtgcgtcggtctcgggactgacggaggcgacgggcgtcgacggcgtctagggcctcgctgtgggcgaggaggtgacgggcgtcgggcggcgtctagggccgtcagaaagccgaggcgggaacgacgtctagggccacggcgtggaggcgggaatcttcccgcgcgtggagtttttgcagttttctcaaaaccggccacctacccggctttcgcggaccccccaaaaccgcgaaccggatcttcatcgacatggcggcatcgcggagaaggcttcgagtcgaagaaagaaactccgccgtcggatgagatcgtgtacatatttccggttttgcccctacgggcattTTATTGTCTAGTTTGAGtcgagggtattttggacccctgcgtgggcacctTAAATACCCCTCACCCTCTCCACTCTCCCCTTGCGCCAGCCAAAAACTAGCACCACGCCACCACCTTCCCTGGCgccacctctctctccctctcggttccctccctctcctctctaggaCTAGGGATTAGAGGTATGGATTCTTGagtttttgtactgagattgatcgggaaaggaggcccaattcTCCCTGttccctccggggttttgaattcaattcaatctcgtacgatttgtgctttgttttggatgaTTTCGATTTTCCTTCGACAAATCTTGAGCACGAGATGACGAGTGGTTTTCTGATGATCGAGtgactctttgtagtgattctaATACATCTAGCCTAGTGCAAAACCCCCCGGAATCACGAGTCTCTTCGAATCAAcgtttttgtgttcttgagaaaaccccgttcttgctctggaattcttcgattcctcccaaaccatggagtgattcgtcgattccttccgtggacatgttcacaagtcctttgtaatcatgcctgcaaaatttgagcacctttggacttgatttgatcgtCTAATCATCGAAGTTTCCAAAGGTCGCGGGCTGGAAAAACGTTTCTAGACTCTGTTCTCcctatcaccggatgaaccgacactTTGAAGTTgtatgcgtcggatcaaccggtgagtaggttttTCGTGGGTTAGGGTTTTCTGCTGTTCGcaaattgcaccggtgcatagCTCTCGACGAGCATCGATTTAACTGGTGTATGTTGACCAGCGACCCCACGAGTGTGATTTTACTCGTTTAATCGGCGTATTGATTTTTCtcaacgtcggttcatccggtgctcagTTGGATTCGATTTGCTATCTCTCTGGAAaactgcaccggtgctttgggTTTGtgaccgtcggtttaaccggtgcttagaagttcattttgagctctctctggacaactgcaccggtgtttgttttggattttgtcggtttatccggtgcacTATCGTCAGTTGAACCGGCACTGTTTAAACCgtagtgtcggtttaaccggtgagtgcttcttctctgctgcaggctctgtgacgtcggttaaaccggtggagTACTTCttcacacgtcggtttaaccggtgttagtaTACCATGCTGTTTTTGCGCTGTTTGTTCGTGATTTCTTCCGCGTTGATTCTTGCTTGTTCCTAAGGTTgttttgtgttggtgtagcttctCCATAGCTACAACGCACTTCACCTAGGACGTTAGGGTTGGATGTGTTTTAGGGGATCATAAGCCGAGCTTTCAATTGCGATAAATttttatcggctcccattcacccccctctggtcgccattTCGGTCCCTCATCATCAAATAGTCAGCGAATGGAAACAGTCGCGAGGAAAAAAGACACTTACACAATAGAAAGTACTGAAGCAGTGGACTGAGATTTGTGAATTGACCGGGCACCAGGAAGATGGCCCAAATGGTTGTTGGGCTTAAATGCTAGTAGGCTGAAATAATAGTTGGGCTTGTGAATGGGCTATAACACTCCGTACATATAATAATTGATTAAAGAGGGGACATACTGTATTAGGCTAGTACCAATAGGATTTTTATGGAGAGTTTTGTAATATTAAATTATGTAGCATATTATCAATTTTGCTAGCATGATGATAGAGGAGGAATGAGAAAGTTTTATGAGATGAGACAAGAATTTATGTCTTGATAACTATGTTATAAAACTGTActcccactactagaaaacaaatCTTAGATCctaccggtatggagatgaaccggtacctatgctagcatatgtaccggttcatctccataccggtacttttggggtagatgaaatctttgaatgagccttaggtaccggttggtattatcaaccggtacctaatgctctccataggtaccgggtggtaatttttatattagtaccgggtggtaccaccaaccggtacttttagacgagccttaggtaccggttggtgttaccaaccggtaccttaggctcgtCCATGGGTTATTTCAAAAGGAAAGCATCTCCTTCTCAATTAGAAGAACTCtgtagctgagatggtaaaggagcaacgCGCAAAGCTAGAGGTCGCGAGTTCAAATCCCAGACAAAAAGAATATTTTTCGTGAATTTTGGAGGCCTTAGATACCGGTTaatttacccggtaccaaagacTGAGCCTTTTGGTACCATTTTCGGAGTACTGGTTCAAAAAACCAGTACCAAAGGCACCTGCAACCGGTGGTTTAAGGCATTTTTCCAGTAGTGTCCGATACTCATCTACCACTTCCGCATCACGAGTGACGAGAGCGTGGTAGATCTTGTGAGTACTACTTTGCATGATAAAATTTTACTCCATTAAATTCTGGTGCCAATTTATACTAGATGCTAGTTTTTTTATGAAACACGAAGGGTATGGCCCCTACTGattatatattttaaaaaatagttGATATTAGGAGAAAGAAACTGATTACAATTACAAGAGGGACTGTAGCCATGAGTCTATTTTCTGCGTGATACATTGATACTTGTTCTTCGATCGATAGATAGCTATATGGTGAATTCATACTTGAAGACACTAGATGTTGGTGCGTAGATCCGTATAACATTTTTGCGGATATGTATACAGTTGATTGGTGGACTGTTGTAATAAAAAAAAAGACGAATTGCTGACCCCCGAATCTTTGTAAAATTGCAGAAACTTTGCTCCTTGgaatacaattttttttctttttggttctTTCTTTTATATATACAGCATTGACCAAGTGTTACTTTCTCGGTCCGCAAAAGACAAACCATTTCAAAAATTCTACAACAGATTAACAAGAGGTTAATTAAATGACTTGCTTATCCTATTTATTAGCTATATTTGGCATTAATTGACTGGACATGCATATGCTAAATTGGTTTTATGCTTTTAGGACGGATGTCGTACTGCGCAACCAATCATTGTAGCACATAGTAGGTGCACAAAGTTCCTAGAAAAGTATGAGACCGAGTATAATAATATATTATAAACATATTGAATATTAAGGTGGAGGGGAGAAAAGAGGAGAGAGGATGAAAACTCAAGCTGTAAGTTATAGCTGGGTTCAACATAGTAACTTAAAAAACTTTATGTGAGAGACAAGTGCctcatacactcatacattaAAGATGGATATATAGCTAGTACGAGTTAGCGGAGAGGTAGACTGCAAAAAATCCTTATAAACCAGCAGCTAGCTATATTATCAATCTTACTCTGAAGGGGAAGTATGCAAGTATTTCTATGCTggttgttgacaccatttttttgacacgtgtcaaggaaggtgatttggCGAGGGAAAAGTTGCCgatttaaaagaaaccaaaagatgtacAGGATCAGAATCGGCCGATAGAGTGCAGCCGATGGGCCATAAGAATATTCCATGAAGATGTTGATCCGCACGGTTTGCTGATCGGCCGATAAGGAATTGCCGATGAatcaagaagaaaaaaggaaatcCAAATTCTACGAAGGTTCtaatgattcggttgtaatctTTAGATAGTTTAAATTAGGAAGTCTTTATCCTTTAGGTCAAGTAATATGTTTGCCGCGATCGGCTAGAACTTGTTAGCGTAGActataaatatcagttgtaTTGATCGGAAAAAGtggatacacatccaatacaacaactctttacaattcctttgcactttacttttcggcgacttcgcctattttcttttcttttcgacgagttctttcaagttgatcaagaacgcctcacattcgagcgacttgatttgctggtgagttttcgttttactgagtatatttgagctttagctaccgggcgtatcgctgtggctttgttcaaatctattcaaaagttatcgagtttatctaggctttgatctcgggcgcatcgctgttttcttgtctagatttattcacaatttatcgatatcggctagatttgtaggttttttctttgtttttggccattatcacacctATCCGCTTAGaagcatattagatcggctttaggttttgtagTAACATTTTTATATCTTAAAAGCCGGTTTAGACCTGTTTCGAGctgcatcatctgagttacacattcgtagcttagattttgttacatacGTGCAATCGGCTATTCTAAGCCGATTTTGTCGTTTTCTGCCGACGCGTTCGTTTATTACGCACCCGTATTTAATattcttttatctttttcccTATTGgcagagcttgccgatacgtccgtgtgagagatattcagaatcccagccgatacgctctcgaatttaactttgttttatcccttgtcaattacaggtcaaattgtcaggcacgcttggttgactttccggagcttggcgaacacttgccctcggattccaatgtattgatttttgcgtcaacacaagTAAAATTGGAACTTGGAACGAAATAACTCTtcaggaaaaaaacaaaaaaagttgACATATGAATAGGAGCTGCTTACGTTTAAACATGATAGTTGAAACCTATTATTATTTTTGCTCAATTtctcttttttccttcttttgcacAGTTTTTATTCAACCTCAATTTTCGCCTCCTCTATACCCATTCATGTTTTTATTTGAATTATTGAAGAACTCTTAGAGGTGAAGTTGTGGCATAGTAGCACCGTACCTAAGGTGACAGTTGCACGTGAAATTCTTACCTGGCAGCAAGAGTAGGCAGAGGCCGGTCTCAGTAGAGTTCATGTCATttaattttgctgatgtggcaacaTGGTTGTAAAGAGTGAGAAAGAAGAGTTTTGTGAGATATAAGAAGAATTTTATTCCACGAAACTTATCCGGcatgtttatttaatttttgttCTAAATAACTATGTAATAAAACCACGCAGAATGGCCGAATGGGTCCTTGGAGCCTGCCCCCGGAGCTGATGTTCGATCCATTAATTGAGAACCCAAAACAAATATATGTCCTTATTTATTCACGTGCGTACAACTTCACATGTCGGCAGGAGTGGCagtagaggaaaaagaaaaaggggaggaggaagaagactgAGAAGGAAAAATAAGCCCCTTCAATATTCAATTTTTGAATCTGCCACTAAGCAGAACTACAAATCCTGGCGACTAAGCAGCGACGCCCAGCTTGCTGCCGGCGACGTCGACGACGAAGCGGTACCTCACATCGTTCCTCTCCAGGCGCTGGATCGCCGTGTTGACGTAGTCCATCCCGACGACTTCGATGTCCGCGGTGATGCCGTGCTCGCCCGCGAAGTCCAGCATCGCCTGGCAATcctccatgccgccgccggcgctcccgGCCAGGCGCTTCCCTCCGGCGACGAGGCTGAAGGGGGGCACCTCGAGAGGCTTGACCGGCAAGCCAACGACCACCATCTGCCCCATCGGCTTCAGCAGCTCCAGCAGCGGCGCGACAGGGTGCTCCGCCGACACCGTGTCGATGATGCCGTCCatcgtgctcgccgccgcctgcgcgatAACGAGCGAGCGAGTGCCATTATCAATCGGCGGCgtatatatttatattataTACCAACCATATCGccggccggctcgccgccgcaccTTCATCTGCTCGGGGTCGCGGCTGACCAGGAAGGCGTCGGCGCCGAGGCGGTCGAGAGCCTCCTCGCGCTTGGCCGGCGACGTGCTGATGACGGTGACCGTCATCCCGAACGCCTTGCCGAACTTGACGCCCAGGTGGCCCAGGCCGCCCAGCCCGACGACGCCCAGGTGCTTGCCAGGCGCGTTGAGGCCGAACCGCACCATGGGGCTGAACACCGTGACGCCGGCGCacagcagcggcgccgccgcgtcgggggGCAGGCTCTCCGGGACCCGGACCGCGTAGTGCTCGCtgacgacgaggacgtcggAGAAGCCGCCCTGGGTGGCGGCGCCGTCGATCAAGTCCACGCCGCCGGACGTCGGAACGAGCTGGGGGCAGTAGCTCTCGAACCCCTTGCCGCAGCTCTCGCAGGAGCGGCACGAGTCGACGAAGTAGCCCACGCCCACCGTGTCGCCGgacttgaacttggtgacgccGGGGCCGACGCCCGTGGCGACGCCGACGATCTCATGCCTGCGCTTGTTCCTCCAATCAGGGAAAAATTTCTCGGCGAGAAAAGAACGAGAAATTTCTGCCCGTG
This window contains:
- the LOC120678978 gene encoding probable cinnamyl alcohol dehydrogenase 8D, whose product is MAEGTAAHGWAARDASGHLSPFNFSRRVPRDGDVTIKVLFCGLCHTDLHIIKNEWGNAMYPVVPGHEIVGVATGVGPGVTKFKSGDTVGVGYFVDSCRSCESCGKGFESYCPQLVPTSGGVDLIDGAATQGGFSDVLVVSEHYAVRVPESLPPDAAAPLLCAGVTVFSPMVRFGLNAPGKHLGVVGLGGLGHLGVKFGKAFGMTVTVISTSPAKREEALDRLGADAFLVSRDPEQMKAAASTMDGIIDTVSAEHPVAPLLELLKPMGQMVVVGLPVKPLEVPPFSLVAGGKRLAGSAGGGMEDCQAMLDFAGEHGITADIEVVGMDYVNTAIQRLERNDVRYRFVVDVAGSKLGVAA